In Micromonospora sp. WMMA1363, the DNA window CCGCGGACGCCGCGACGCCGGTCACGGCGGCCTCGACCCGCGCCGGGTGGCCCTTGAGCGCGGAGTAGATGTCCATGCCGTCCCACACCAGACCACCTGGGAGTTGATCCGCAGGTCGATCACAGGGGCGGTGATGTCGTCGAGGGCGCGGACCAGTTCCCCGGCCGTGGTGTCCCACCCGATCGTGTCGTACACGTAGACCCGGGCCCGGTCCTCGGCCTGCCCGGTGATCCGGTACCAGCCCCGCGTCGACCCGTTCCCGGGGCGCGTATCCCCGTCGTTGCGGATCGCCAACGCTCGGGCCCGGTCCGCCAGCGCGGCAAGGTCAGACAGGCTCGCCGTCGGTTTCGGACTCGTCATCGGGGGTGTCCTCTCCGTCGATCGGGGCGAGGTTACGTAACGCCCGCGCCTCGTTACGGGTGATCAAACCGGCTTGCATTTGCTTGATGATCAGATCGATTTCGGTCTCCACGTTGGGCCTCTCCAGGCCCGCGAAGTCGAACTCGACCCACCGCTGGGCACCGAG includes these proteins:
- a CDS encoding phage portal protein; this translates as MGDGGSEQNRGLGRFTLSPWTVRVEQRLSRLLGAQRWVEFDFAGLERPNVETEIDLIIKQMQAGLITRNEARALRNLAPIDGEDTPDDESETDGEPV